From one Caldibacillus debilis DSM 16016 genomic stretch:
- a CDS encoding carbohydrate ABC transporter permease yields MRRMGWKGFLFLLPALALIAVFSLWPVLQSLTYTFFDYRLNNQQKSGLYLSERFNADLFNETAFYVGMFLEEDLPSMTDGADVEEAKRLLADLQRISGQYSEEKGVIRISKEQKEEIEQFYKAAKPKLEEWNRKYALKNGENLPLLLDDIKDSVIPSNFVGLDNYKKAFTDPRVGTAVWNTVLFTAVSVFFEFLFGLALALIMNKAFIGQGPVRTVSLIPWAIPTAVAALMWGYLYDGSFGVVAKIFEQVGLIQSSTDLLQSPGWAMAATIIADVWKTTPYMALLLLAGLQNISPSLYEAASIDGANKWQSFVRVTLPLLKPSILVALLFRTLDAFRVFDLIYVLTGGGPGGSTETLSVYAYKAMFGQTNFGYGSVVVMIMFACVAAIAVIFVKILGTNLMEKN; encoded by the coding sequence ATGCGGAGGATGGGATGGAAGGGATTTTTGTTTCTTTTGCCCGCGCTGGCGCTGATCGCCGTTTTTTCTTTGTGGCCGGTCCTGCAATCCCTCACCTATACCTTTTTCGACTACCGGTTGAACAACCAGCAAAAATCCGGCCTTTATTTGAGCGAACGGTTCAATGCGGACCTTTTCAATGAGACCGCCTTTTACGTCGGGATGTTTCTCGAGGAAGATCTGCCGTCCATGACCGACGGGGCGGACGTCGAAGAAGCGAAGCGGCTGTTGGCGGATCTGCAGCGGATCAGCGGCCAATATTCGGAAGAAAAAGGCGTAATCCGCATTTCCAAGGAACAGAAGGAAGAGATCGAACAATTCTATAAAGCGGCCAAACCGAAGCTGGAAGAATGGAACCGGAAATACGCCCTGAAAAACGGGGAAAATCTGCCCCTTTTGTTGGATGACATCAAAGACAGCGTCATTCCCTCGAATTTCGTCGGATTGGACAACTATAAAAAGGCCTTCACCGATCCCCGGGTCGGCACGGCGGTGTGGAATACCGTGCTGTTTACGGCCGTTTCCGTGTTTTTCGAATTCCTGTTCGGTCTCGCCTTGGCGCTGATCATGAACAAGGCCTTCATCGGGCAGGGGCCGGTGCGCACCGTTTCCCTGATCCCCTGGGCCATTCCGACCGCCGTGGCGGCGCTGATGTGGGGATATCTTTATGACGGAAGCTTCGGCGTCGTCGCCAAGATTTTTGAGCAGGTCGGACTGATCCAGTCCTCCACCGACTTGTTGCAATCGCCGGGCTGGGCAATGGCGGCAACCATCATCGCGGACGTCTGGAAAACGACGCCTTACATGGCCCTTCTGCTGTTGGCCGGGCTGCAAAACATCTCCCCGAGCCTGTATGAAGCGGCTTCGATCGACGGGGCGAACAAGTGGCAATCCTTCGTCCGGGTCACCCTGCCCCTCTTGAAGCCGTCCATTTTGGTCGCCCTGTTGTTCCGGACGTTGGATGCCTTCCGCGTCTTCGATTTGATCTACGTTTTGACCGGAGGCGGCCCCGGCGGTTCGACGGAGACGCTGTCGGTGTACGCGTATAAAGCGATGTTCGGACAGACGAATTTCGGCTACGGTTCGGTGGTCGTCATGATCATGTTTGCCTGTGTCGCCGCCATCGCCGTCATCTTTGTCAAAATACTTGGAACCAATTTAATGGAGAAAAATTGA
- a CDS encoding carbohydrate ABC transporter permease, translating into MNRTMKLAGVLLVAVFLIAMLFPFFWIFITSFKSTGEIYGEGAFRVIPREPTLQNYLTVLFEKGILNAVKNSFIVAGTTTVYIIAVATLCAYAISRFEFRGKNLLLGLILAVSMFPQMIVTGPVYNLFHDLGLTNSYAVVLPYSTITLPTSVWILVTHFNQIPLALEESAKIDGASAFQTLYKIVFPLAAPGVFTTAIIVFIAAWNEFLLTVTLNSDVRYHTVPVAISFLRTQFEILWGQVTAATTIVTIPTLLVVLFFQKQIVSGLISGSVKE; encoded by the coding sequence ATGAACAGAACGATGAAGTTGGCCGGGGTCCTGTTGGTCGCGGTTTTCTTGATCGCCATGCTCTTTCCGTTTTTCTGGATCTTTATCACATCCTTCAAATCCACCGGCGAAATCTACGGGGAGGGCGCCTTCCGCGTGATCCCCCGCGAACCGACCTTGCAAAACTATTTGACCGTCCTGTTTGAAAAGGGGATCTTGAACGCGGTGAAAAACAGTTTCATCGTCGCCGGGACGACGACCGTCTACATCATCGCCGTCGCCACCTTGTGCGCCTACGCGATTTCCCGGTTCGAGTTCCGCGGCAAAAATCTGTTGCTCGGCTTGATCCTGGCCGTATCCATGTTTCCGCAGATGATCGTCACCGGTCCGGTTTACAATCTCTTTCACGATCTGGGGCTGACGAACAGCTACGCCGTCGTCTTGCCCTATTCGACGATCACCTTGCCGACATCGGTGTGGATTTTGGTGACCCATTTCAACCAAATTCCCCTCGCGTTGGAAGAATCGGCGAAGATCGACGGAGCCTCCGCCTTTCAAACGCTGTACAAAATCGTCTTCCCGCTGGCGGCTCCCGGGGTGTTCACGACGGCGATCATCGTGTTTATCGCCGCTTGGAACGAGTTTCTCTTGACGGTCACCTTGAACTCCGATGTGAGATATCATACCGTTCCCGTTGCCATTTCTTTCTTGCGGACCCAATTCGAAATTTTGTGGGGGCAGGTAACGGCGGCGACGACGATCGTAACGATTCCCACCTTGTTGGTTGTCTTGTTTTTCCAAAAACAAATCGTATCCGGGCTCATTTCCGGCAGCGTGAAGGAATGA